Proteins from a single region of Campylobacter sputorum:
- the nfo gene encoding deoxyribonuclease IV, with amino-acid sequence MKFIGAHVSIAGGIENAPLNAMNIGANAFGMFVKNQRQWSAKPLNNKNISEFKNNLQKAEILPEHVLVHNSYLINLGSNDPLKRQKSIDSFLDEINRVNLLGLKLINFHPGSHLNEISTDECLENISNSINYLLQNSHNVTLVIENTAGQGSNLGFDFSHLAYLVQNCIDKERIGVCIDTCHLFSAGYDIRSKSKYKKTFDEFDKIIGKKFLKGMHINDSKTKFGSKKDRHESIGKGTIGLDGFSNLMQDDMSNNIPLILETIDDTIWDKEINLLRKLGDK; translated from the coding sequence ATGAAATTTATAGGTGCACATGTTAGTATAGCAGGTGGGATTGAAAATGCGCCACTAAATGCTATGAATATAGGTGCAAATGCTTTTGGAATGTTTGTTAAAAATCAAAGACAATGGAGTGCAAAGCCATTAAATAATAAAAATATAAGTGAGTTTAAAAATAACTTGCAAAAAGCAGAAATATTGCCAGAGCATGTTTTAGTTCACAATAGTTATCTTATAAATTTAGGCTCAAATGATCCACTCAAGAGACAAAAAAGCATAGATTCTTTTTTAGATGAGATAAATAGAGTAAATTTACTTGGTTTAAAGCTGATAAATTTTCATCCAGGATCACACTTAAATGAGATAAGCACAGATGAATGTCTTGAAAATATATCAAATTCTATAAATTATCTTTTGCAAAATTCACACAATGTTACTTTAGTCATAGAAAATACAGCAGGACAAGGCTCGAATTTAGGTTTTGATTTTTCTCATCTTGCTTATTTGGTGCAAAACTGCATAGACAAAGAGCGTATCGGTGTTTGTATAGATACATGTCATCTTTTTTCTGCAGGTTATGACATAAGAAGTAAAAGCAAATATAAAAAAACTTTTGATGAATTTGATAAAATCATTGGCAAAAAATTTCTAAAAGGTATGCATATAAACGATTCTAAGACTAAATTTGGAAGCAAAAAAGATAGGCATGAGAGCATAGGTAAAGGAACTATCGGACTTGATGGCTTTTCAAATTTAATGCAAGATGATATGAGTAATAATATTCCACTTATTTTAGAAACTATTGATGATACTATTTGGGATAAAGAGATAAATTTACTTAGAAAATTAGGAGATAAATGA